A portion of the Edaphobacter bradus genome contains these proteins:
- a CDS encoding YeiH family protein, whose amino-acid sequence MSAHTITNPVVVPAPTAAARLVRALPGVALLFGIGLLGKLLEHTFTQLRHSHPGVPFPHLEYVLWAILLGLGISNTLGLAEIFRSGVATYELWLKLGIVLVGVRFLLQDILHIGGLSLALVAVELMLSLSVMTLLGRVFKLPPKLTSLLAIGSSICGVTAIMAAQGAIEPEEEDTSTAIAAILTLGAIALFTFPAIGHVLHMSQQGYGMWAGLAVDNTAESLVTGALYGDEAGRWTVLAKTARSGFIGFVVLAYAVYWSSRGLAPDVPNKAHFLWRKFPKFILGFIALAVLATAGFFTKGQLVSLANLSKWAFLPAFAGVGLRTNLRDLTSQGWRPLIVGILGEIFIALITLGLVYWSYGHGVAR is encoded by the coding sequence ATGTCCGCTCACACGATTACGAATCCGGTTGTTGTTCCCGCGCCAACGGCCGCGGCGCGACTCGTGCGCGCGCTGCCGGGGGTGGCGCTGCTGTTTGGAATCGGATTGCTGGGCAAGCTGCTGGAGCATACGTTCACGCAATTGAGGCACTCGCATCCGGGAGTGCCGTTTCCGCACCTGGAGTATGTTCTCTGGGCAATCCTTCTCGGGCTCGGTATCAGCAATACGCTCGGGCTTGCGGAGATCTTTCGGTCCGGGGTCGCCACCTATGAGCTGTGGCTGAAGCTGGGGATTGTGCTGGTGGGAGTGCGGTTTCTCCTGCAGGATATCCTGCACATCGGCGGCCTCTCCCTGGCGCTGGTGGCTGTTGAACTGATGCTGTCACTGTCGGTGATGACGTTGTTGGGAAGGGTGTTCAAGCTGCCGCCCAAGCTGACCTCGCTGCTGGCGATTGGATCGAGCATCTGCGGTGTGACCGCGATTATGGCTGCGCAGGGAGCCATTGAACCGGAAGAAGAGGACACATCGACAGCCATCGCGGCGATTCTGACGCTGGGTGCGATTGCGCTGTTTACCTTTCCGGCGATTGGGCACGTGCTCCATATGAGCCAGCAGGGCTATGGCATGTGGGCCGGGCTTGCCGTGGACAACACCGCCGAATCGCTTGTGACAGGTGCGCTCTATGGCGACGAGGCCGGTCGGTGGACAGTGCTGGCGAAAACGGCACGTTCGGGGTTTATCGGCTTCGTTGTCCTTGCGTATGCGGTGTACTGGTCTTCGCGAGGGCTGGCGCCGGATGTGCCGAACAAGGCGCACTTCCTGTGGCGTAAGTTTCCCAAGTTCATCCTTGGCTTCATCGCGCTCGCGGTGCTTGCGACTGCAGGATTTTTCACCAAGGGACAGCTTGTGAGCCTGGCGAACCTCTCGAAGTGGGCCTTCCTGCCTGCTTTCGCAGGCGTAGGACTGCGCACGAATCTTCGCGATCTGACGAGCCAGGGGTGGCGTCCGCTGATTGTGGGGATCCTCGGCGAGATCTTTATCGCGCTGATTACGCTGGGGCTCGTCTACTGGAGCTACGGGCACGGAGTCGCGCGATGA
- a CDS encoding TonB-dependent receptor, translating to MQGPSHKSFPSLAELIVFGALLLFFALTALSAHAQVVGGTLSGSVTDATGAALAQVNVTVHNEETGTERRLTTDAEGRYSAPSIPVGMYTISTELDGFAGERRTGIPLTVGQSKQIDLQLTVNAVQQQITVEDTPAVVNTSTQQTSGLVDERQIKQLPLNGRSYDQLITLNPATVNYTSQRSGSIGTSNSSVGNSFAISGRRPQDNLFLLNGVEYTGASLINVTPGGTSGQLLGVDAVREFNVVTDTYSASYGKRQGAQISIVTASGTNHLHGSVYEFLRNSALDARNYFDQSHVPEFQRNNFGGSLGGPIRRDKLLLFANYEGYRQNLGLSDVTFVPDKQARRGYLPNPSNPSGPLKDYGVASGVGPLLNLWPAQNGPELLDGNGNPTGIGLAYSNPIQHIREDFGTTRFDYNVSPSDLFFAVYTVDDSVASTPTQNPLSTIDESLREQVLSLQEQHVFSPRLLNTARFGFSRASFYFLGSTPVSVQGWVAGKPIGAIVIAGSTASNGSSQITGAGGNVGSNNATTRNLFTFDDHIFWTKGRHQIEAGGWIQRLQSNDNLAQNQFGQASFASLTTFLQGTVKTFTVVPNPTELGWRSWMGAGYVEDTIRFTPRLEVRAGLRFESTNGWNESRGRAANYGFTNGVINTNPTVSASALTSNRAKFLPEPRVGLSWDPRGKGKTSIRAGFGVHHSLLDNLDYRLDQAAPFNTTLSLSNVAVSSLNINSRTTASAGNLISPSNVQTDIATPTVLSWSLHVEQQIAPNTSLTVSYVGSHGYHQILSEDQNEPTPVVCPNPACPAALSAGTVYFNTTAKANPNVANTTSWVSQGVSNYNALEVDVRRSFARGLQIRGNYTYSKNLDDGSAWNTSVSANTPAFVLYPSQPSLDYGRAATDIRHLAAINGTYDLPFGSGHYVGSNLSGFSNKAVSGWTLSAIAALQSGFPFSPQLGYNPTGNGDTRNPVRPNLNPDFHGNLYPRRPQQYFNATAFTAPAYGTFGNLGRDTLTGPGLANLDLSLLKSTQLGERVHAQFRAEFFNVLNHTNFATPNPVVFSSGPIQGTAANQTAVAVASPTAGVITATATASRQIQFGLKLLF from the coding sequence ATGCAAGGCCCTAGCCACAAGTCTTTTCCTTCACTCGCCGAGTTGATTGTCTTTGGCGCGCTGCTCTTGTTCTTCGCGCTGACTGCGCTTAGCGCACACGCTCAAGTCGTCGGTGGAACGCTCTCAGGAAGCGTCACCGATGCGACAGGCGCAGCGCTCGCGCAGGTTAACGTGACTGTCCATAATGAGGAAACCGGCACGGAGAGGCGTCTGACCACGGACGCAGAGGGACGTTATTCCGCGCCCTCCATTCCTGTGGGGATGTACACGATCTCTACCGAGCTGGATGGTTTTGCGGGTGAGCGGCGCACCGGGATTCCGCTGACGGTCGGGCAGAGCAAGCAGATCGATCTACAACTGACGGTCAACGCAGTACAGCAGCAGATCACGGTGGAAGACACGCCGGCGGTTGTAAACACTTCGACGCAGCAGACGTCGGGACTGGTCGATGAGAGGCAGATCAAGCAGCTTCCACTGAATGGGCGCAGTTACGACCAGTTGATTACCCTGAACCCTGCGACGGTGAACTATACGAGCCAGCGCTCGGGTTCGATTGGGACTTCGAACTCCTCCGTCGGCAATTCGTTTGCGATCTCCGGACGGCGGCCGCAGGATAATCTGTTTCTGCTGAATGGAGTTGAGTACACGGGAGCTTCGCTGATCAATGTGACTCCAGGTGGAACGAGCGGGCAGCTTCTGGGGGTGGATGCGGTTCGCGAGTTCAATGTCGTGACCGATACCTACTCAGCGAGCTACGGCAAGCGACAGGGAGCCCAGATATCAATTGTGACTGCTTCGGGCACAAACCATCTGCATGGATCGGTGTATGAGTTTCTCCGGAACTCGGCGCTCGATGCACGGAACTACTTTGACCAGTCGCATGTTCCGGAGTTTCAGCGCAACAACTTTGGCGGCTCGCTGGGTGGTCCCATCCGCCGCGACAAGCTGCTGCTGTTTGCGAACTATGAGGGGTATCGTCAGAACCTGGGCCTCTCCGACGTCACGTTTGTGCCGGATAAACAGGCGCGTCGGGGGTATCTGCCGAATCCATCGAACCCCAGCGGGCCGCTCAAAGACTATGGCGTAGCCAGCGGGGTTGGTCCTCTGCTGAACCTGTGGCCCGCGCAAAATGGCCCGGAACTGCTGGATGGAAACGGCAACCCGACCGGAATCGGGCTTGCTTACTCAAATCCAATCCAGCATATCCGCGAGGACTTTGGAACCACGCGCTTTGACTATAACGTCAGCCCGAGCGATCTCTTCTTCGCGGTGTACACGGTGGATGATTCCGTGGCCAGCACGCCGACGCAGAATCCGCTGTCGACCATCGACGAGAGCCTGCGTGAGCAGGTGTTGAGCCTTCAGGAGCAGCATGTCTTCTCGCCGCGCCTGTTGAACACGGCTCGATTCGGTTTCTCGCGCGCATCGTTCTACTTCCTGGGCTCGACGCCTGTAAGCGTGCAGGGTTGGGTGGCCGGTAAGCCGATTGGAGCGATCGTGATTGCCGGCTCGACGGCTTCGAATGGCTCCTCGCAGATCACCGGAGCCGGTGGCAACGTGGGCAGCAACAATGCCACGACGCGCAACCTGTTCACCTTCGACGACCACATCTTCTGGACGAAGGGACGGCATCAGATCGAGGCTGGCGGCTGGATTCAACGGCTGCAATCTAACGACAACCTCGCCCAGAACCAATTTGGACAGGCCTCGTTTGCATCGCTCACCACGTTCCTGCAGGGAACCGTGAAGACGTTCACAGTTGTACCAAATCCGACGGAACTGGGCTGGCGTTCGTGGATGGGAGCCGGCTATGTCGAGGACACGATCCGCTTCACGCCGCGGCTCGAGGTCCGCGCAGGGCTGCGGTTTGAGTCGACGAACGGATGGAATGAGTCGCGGGGGAGAGCGGCGAACTACGGCTTCACGAACGGAGTTATCAACACAAATCCGACAGTGAGCGCTTCGGCGCTGACCAGCAATCGCGCGAAGTTCCTGCCGGAGCCGCGCGTTGGTCTGTCGTGGGACCCGCGAGGAAAGGGGAAGACCTCGATCCGCGCGGGCTTCGGTGTACATCACTCACTGCTCGACAACCTCGACTACCGGCTGGATCAGGCCGCTCCGTTCAATACGACGCTCTCGCTCTCGAACGTCGCTGTCTCCAGCCTCAACATCAATTCGAGGACGACGGCATCTGCAGGAAACCTGATCTCGCCGTCGAATGTGCAGACCGACATCGCCACGCCTACGGTGCTCTCCTGGAGCCTGCATGTTGAGCAGCAGATTGCCCCGAATACGTCGCTGACGGTGAGCTATGTCGGCTCGCATGGATATCACCAGATTCTCTCTGAAGACCAGAACGAGCCAACGCCGGTCGTGTGCCCCAACCCGGCCTGCCCCGCGGCGCTCTCTGCGGGCACCGTGTACTTCAACACCACTGCGAAAGCGAATCCGAATGTGGCGAACACGACATCGTGGGTCTCGCAGGGAGTGAGCAACTACAACGCCCTTGAGGTGGATGTACGGCGAAGCTTCGCACGAGGGTTGCAGATTCGAGGCAACTACACGTATTCGAAGAACCTCGACGATGGATCGGCGTGGAACACGAGTGTCAGCGCGAACACTCCTGCGTTTGTCTTGTATCCGTCGCAGCCGAGTCTCGACTACGGCCGGGCGGCGACGGACATCCGGCATCTGGCCGCGATCAACGGCACCTACGATCTGCCGTTCGGGAGCGGTCACTACGTTGGGTCGAACCTGAGTGGCTTTTCAAACAAGGCGGTCAGTGGATGGACGCTGAGCGCAATCGCGGCGCTGCAGTCGGGCTTTCCGTTCTCGCCGCAGCTTGGCTACAACCCGACGGGCAACGGCGATACACGAAATCCCGTGCGCCCGAACCTGAACCCTGACTTCCACGGCAATCTATACCCGCGAAGGCCGCAGCAGTATTTCAACGCCACTGCGTTTACGGCGCCGGCGTACGGGACGTTTGGCAATCTGGGTCGCGATACGCTGACGGGGCCGGGGCTCGCGAACCTTGATCTCTCGCTGCTCAAGTCCACACAGCTTGGTGAGCGTGTGCATGCACAGTTTCGCGCGGAGTTCTTCAACGTGCTGAACCACACGAACTTCGCGACGCCTAACCCGGTCGTGTTTTCGTCCGGGCCAATACAGGGAACCGCAGCGAACCAGACGGCGGTGGCGGTCGCCAGCCCGACGGCCGGGGTGATTACAGCGACAGCGACGGCCTCGCGCCAGATTCAGTTCGGGCTAAAGCTGCTCTTCTAA